A portion of the Polyangium spumosum genome contains these proteins:
- a CDS encoding Abi-alpha family protein, giving the protein MALVDPPRASTRNERESGTDRRSSTGDLLGLAPYGEAVKLGVDRATSGIGQLLTWICKPAAEEIGLLFRDKIRAWRAVNAEKIAKETLRLLLERGDDPAKLAAPPQLVHAILDSGSWTEDELLQRLWAGLLASACNVEGNDNRSQKFVDHLKRLSPAQAKILKFACEMGPKKLTSAGLLYTEDFVVSIECLKTLTALRELEDIDAELDHLRHLGLLMENGGGIPLHSDATNANIAPSALGLYLFARCSGVASARDFYKDVTANPPENS; this is encoded by the coding sequence ATGGCGCTTGTCGATCCCCCTCGCGCAAGTACTCGAAATGAACGGGAAAGTGGAACTGATCGGCGCTCTAGTACTGGCGATCTGCTTGGATTGGCCCCATACGGAGAAGCAGTAAAGCTTGGTGTCGATCGCGCAACAAGTGGTATCGGACAACTGCTCACCTGGATCTGTAAGCCAGCGGCAGAGGAGATAGGTCTCCTGTTCCGAGACAAGATTCGAGCATGGCGTGCAGTCAATGCTGAAAAAATCGCAAAGGAGACCTTAAGACTGTTGCTGGAACGCGGCGATGATCCTGCCAAGCTGGCCGCTCCGCCGCAACTCGTGCATGCAATTTTGGATAGCGGGTCCTGGACGGAGGACGAGCTCCTGCAAAGGCTTTGGGCTGGACTCCTCGCGTCGGCGTGCAACGTGGAGGGCAATGACAACCGAAGCCAAAAGTTTGTTGACCATTTGAAGCGTCTCTCCCCGGCACAGGCGAAGATACTAAAGTTTGCCTGCGAGATGGGGCCCAAGAAACTCACTTCGGCAGGATTGCTGTACACCGAAGATTTTGTCGTTTCGATCGAATGCCTAAAGACGTTAACTGCACTGCGCGAGCTTGAAGATATTGACGCCGAGCTTGATCATCTTCGCCATCTGGGACTCCTGATGGAAAATGGCGGAGGGATTCCATTGCATTCAGATGCTACGAATGCAAACATTGCGCCTTCTGCGTTGGGACTTTACCTCTTCGCCAGGTGCTCTGGTGTTGCGTCCGCGCGCGATTTTTATAAGGACGTGACTGCGAATCCGCCGGAAAACTCGTAA
- a CDS encoding P-loop ATPase, Sll1717 family has translation MKPARVFVAYPSAPVQLGQTIETAAQTLRSKAAWIGFETWRQLDIPGHFIADEILDKINDADFVVADITRLNFNVCYEAGYAIGKGKRTFLILNTALQPQTKEISKLGIFDTLGYAPYSNSSELAKVLSQVQSIEPAKFPETHLDPRAPIYVIDVSQKTDASIRTIAKIKKSKILFRNFDPSEQSRLSTIEAYRGVSASVAVVVHLLSSQTTDYEVNNLRAAFVAGLANGLEKELLILQESDDPVPLDYRDLVSIYKQPSDVDRYINELAPRVMEGLHAADKSRTRKPSGLLAELDLGASAAENEMSKLDDYYLPTDHYSQALNGNVRLVVGRKGSGKTAMFFQVRNKIRSNRQRIVLDLKPEGHQLKHFKEMLLRYFGEAVQEHICKAFWEYVLLLELCHKLLEKDRQVHVGSKKLYDAYQELSRLYNDDDFVREGDFSERMLKLVQQISTRFSDHNKLGSESMSLNTQEVSQLVYTHDIRRLREELVKYMKLKEDAWVLFDNIDKGWPTRGVQASDIVILRGLLDASRDIERLMRRGGVVVHTIVFLRNDVYELLVDETPDRGKETRVSLDWTDQDLLKELLRRRIVSNDGFSSKESFDNAWNRIAVSHIDGESSADYLIETSLMRPRNLLNLVNYCKSNAVNLGHPKIARDDVAKAVEQYSADLGNEIGLEIRDVFPGANDILYAFLGAPRQLSLEEIYRRFADAVVPPDRYPVLVEILLWFAFIGVVQPGSGFEERTIYAYSVYYDMKKLRRLAKDYRDPSVKFSIHPAFSKFLELG, from the coding sequence ATGAAGCCGGCTCGTGTCTTCGTCGCATACCCTTCTGCACCCGTGCAACTCGGGCAGACCATCGAAACAGCCGCACAGACTCTCCGAAGTAAAGCTGCTTGGATTGGATTCGAAACTTGGCGACAGCTCGATATTCCGGGTCACTTTATCGCCGACGAAATCCTAGACAAGATCAATGACGCGGATTTCGTGGTCGCTGACATTACTCGGCTTAATTTCAACGTGTGCTATGAGGCCGGGTACGCCATAGGAAAGGGCAAGCGTACTTTCCTCATCCTCAACACGGCGCTTCAACCCCAAACCAAAGAAATTAGCAAGCTCGGCATTTTCGATACTTTGGGGTACGCGCCATACTCGAACTCCAGCGAACTTGCCAAGGTGCTGTCCCAGGTGCAGTCCATCGAGCCTGCTAAATTTCCTGAAACACACCTCGATCCCAGAGCGCCGATTTACGTAATCGACGTAAGCCAGAAGACGGACGCCTCGATCAGAACGATAGCGAAGATAAAGAAGTCTAAGATTTTATTTAGGAATTTCGATCCGTCCGAGCAGTCACGACTGTCGACGATTGAGGCGTATCGGGGCGTGTCCGCATCGGTAGCCGTTGTGGTGCACTTATTGTCTAGTCAGACGACTGACTACGAGGTTAATAACCTACGCGCAGCATTCGTCGCTGGCCTCGCCAATGGCTTGGAGAAGGAGCTGTTAATACTCCAGGAGTCAGACGACCCGGTTCCGTTGGATTACCGGGACTTGGTGTCAATATATAAGCAGCCAAGTGACGTTGACAGATACATCAACGAATTGGCGCCGCGTGTGATGGAGGGACTGCATGCGGCCGACAAATCCCGAACGCGTAAGCCGTCAGGGTTATTGGCCGAGCTCGACCTGGGCGCGTCGGCTGCTGAAAATGAAATGTCGAAGCTGGACGACTACTACCTACCTACTGACCACTATAGCCAGGCACTAAATGGCAATGTGAGGCTGGTAGTTGGTCGAAAGGGATCCGGCAAGACCGCCATGTTCTTCCAGGTGAGGAACAAGATTCGATCGAACAGGCAGCGGATTGTACTCGACCTGAAGCCGGAAGGGCATCAGCTAAAGCATTTTAAGGAGATGTTGCTGCGATACTTCGGTGAGGCGGTCCAAGAGCACATCTGTAAAGCGTTTTGGGAGTATGTGTTGTTGCTGGAGTTGTGCCACAAGTTGCTCGAAAAGGATCGTCAGGTCCACGTTGGCAGTAAAAAGTTGTACGACGCGTACCAGGAGCTTTCTCGGCTCTACAATGATGACGACTTTGTCCGAGAGGGCGACTTTTCCGAGCGCATGCTGAAACTAGTCCAGCAGATTAGTACGCGGTTTTCGGACCACAACAAGCTCGGTAGCGAGTCAATGAGCTTGAATACGCAGGAGGTGTCCCAGCTCGTATACACGCATGACATTCGCAGGCTTCGCGAGGAACTCGTCAAGTACATGAAGCTGAAGGAGGATGCGTGGGTTCTGTTTGACAATATCGACAAGGGTTGGCCGACCCGAGGTGTTCAGGCATCTGACATCGTCATCCTTAGAGGCCTGCTCGATGCGAGTCGGGATATCGAGCGGCTTATGCGCCGTGGCGGTGTCGTTGTCCACACCATAGTCTTCTTGCGGAACGATGTTTACGAGTTGCTTGTCGATGAGACTCCAGACCGCGGTAAGGAGACTCGTGTTTCGCTCGATTGGACGGACCAGGATCTGCTCAAGGAGCTGCTCCGGAGGCGGATTGTATCGAATGACGGGTTTTCGTCCAAGGAAAGCTTTGATAATGCATGGAATCGAATTGCCGTCTCCCACATCGATGGCGAAAGCAGTGCCGATTACCTGATCGAGACGTCGCTTATGCGGCCGCGAAATTTGCTTAATCTTGTAAATTACTGCAAAAGCAATGCGGTCAACTTGGGTCACCCCAAGATCGCGCGTGACGACGTTGCGAAAGCTGTTGAGCAGTATTCGGCAGATTTGGGCAACGAAATTGGTCTTGAGATTCGGGATGTTTTTCCGGGGGCAAATGATATCCTGTATGCATTCCTAGGGGCACCTAGACAGCTTTCGCTCGAGGAGATCTATCGGCGCTTCGCCGATGCGGTTGTCCCCCCTGACCGATATCCAGTACTCGTGGAGATTCTGCTGTGGTTCGCCTTCATCGGCGTGGTTCAGCCGGGCTCCGGGTTCGAGGAGCGAACCATTTATGCGTACTCTGTCTACTACGACATGAAGAAGCTGCGCAGATTAGCAAAGGACTACCGCGATCCGTCGGTCAAGTTCTCGATACATCCTGCGTTTTCTAAGTTTTTGGAGCTGGGGTAG